The Drosophila gunungcola strain Sukarami chromosome X unlocalized genomic scaffold, Dgunungcola_SK_2 000056F, whole genome shotgun sequence genomic interval GGGCGTATGATGGGATATTTTCTAACAATCAATAAGGAAATTGtacaagaaaaataattttaatggccACATTATAATTGTGTAATTAACAAATCttttaagctaaaaattaCTTTCGTATTGCAAGTAACAAATCTAAATGGACAATAAAccattgattaaattttaataattttaaattgatattttattgttatatacCAAAGAAAACATACTAATActaattaaaagcattttacACATAAAAGCACATCTCATCACATTCTCACATTATGAAACACTAAAACACTTAACACACCCATCATTATTCCAACGTTGTGACCTTTGTGTGAATATTTTCTAACCCCCGAACTCCGTATCAACCAGAAACTAATTATCTCCAATCCTCTCAAGGTGAATGGCGATGATAGCTGGTTATACGAGGACATTCAGTTGGAGCGCGGCAACTCCGGATTGGGCTTCTCCATTGCCGGCGGTACGGATAATCCGCACATCGGCACCGACACCTCCATCTACATCACCAAGCTCATTTCCGGCGGAGCAGCTGCCGCCGATGGACGGCTGAGCATCAACGACATCATTGTGTCCGTGAACGAGGTGTCCGTGGTGGATGTGCCACATGCCTCCGCCGTGGATGCCCTAAAGAAGGCCGGCAATGTGGTCAAGCTGCATGTGAAGCGGAAACGTGGAACGGCCACCACACCGGCGGCAGGATCAGCAGCCGGCGATGCCCGGGATGCGGCCGGCGGACCGAAGGTCATCGAAATTGACCTGGTCAAGGGCGGTAAGGGACTGGGCTTCTCCATCGCCGGCGGCATTGGAAACCAGCACATCCCCGGCGACAATGGCATCTATGTGACCAAGCTGATGGACGGCGGAGCAGCGCAGGTGGACGGACGTCTCTCCATCGGAGACAAGCTGATTGCAGTGCGCACCAACGGGGTGGGTGTAGCAAatcatttttgtaatttatgagCCATATTTTGCATTAGTTGAGGTTTATGTTaggttgaaaatatataaaaatcttcCTCTGTCCGTTTTTCCTACAAGTTTTGTATAATAACTGTAGGTCATGGATCCCACAATTTTTGCTTATTGGTTTCCATAAAAAACAAGGCTTAGAGTTTTACTAATTgattagttttattataagCTAGGTCAAGAGTGATTTTCTTATGATTTCTTTTGTTAAATGTTATTCACTTTCTGTCTTCTTGGCTTTATTAGATCTTTATTAGATCTCTATCACATTTTGGTTTGtgaaattttatgaaaacaaGCAGGGTTACAATAAGCTATTTCAGAATggcattttaacattttttacttaataagttgtattttaaaatcattggacagggatttctgttgttaaaaaatcgttgtattctttgaattaataagaatttatacgttttattaattaaatacagaGTCGGATACTTTTGACTATAGATTCCAATGGCATCTAATTTGATATTTGTATATATCCTGACAGAGCGAAAAGAACCTGGAGAACGTAACGCACGAACTGGCGGTGGCCACGCTTAAGTCGATCACCGACAAGGTGACGCTGATCATTGGCAAGACGCAGCACCTGACCACCAGTGCGtccggcggcggaggaggaggaggaggaggcctGACATCCGGACAGCAGTTGTCGCAGTCGCAATCGCAGTTGGCCACCAGCCAGAGCCAAAGTCAGgtgcaccagcagcagcatcagacGCCGATGGTCAATTCGCAGTCGACAGGTGCGCTTAACAGTGTGGGACAGACGGTTGTCGATTCACCACCAACATCacaagcaacagcagcagcagcaatcgcatctgcatctgcatctgcatcagTCATTGCAAGCAACACCACAATCAGCAACACCACAGTCACCACAGTCACGGCCACAGCCACCAACAGTAGCAGCAAGTTGCCGCCGTCGCTTAGCATTATCAATAGCAATAAcatcaacaacagcaataacatcaacaacaacaatagcagcaGCACGACGGCaactgttgcagttgcagccgcagcagcaccaacagcagcagcagcagcaactccaCCCGCCACCTTCTATAACAATGCTTCCATGCCCGCCTTGCCTGTCGAATCCAATCAAACAAACAACCGATCCCAATCACCCCAGCCGCGCCGTAAGCgattgatttgttttgtttattatttaaccgATCTTctgttataattaatatacgcTCATCAATTTGTCCCGGTCAAGGGTGTTTATCGGAGGTCCTGCGATCTCCTCGAATAAATGCTCTTGTGCTGGGCTCCATTATTGCTCTTTGTTTCCTTACTTTTCGTctatactattttatttaaaacgctGTTTTATCTCTGTTTgtattatgtatatttttttttcattttccatcaTGCATATTCTTATCGTTGTGCCTCTTACTTTTGTCAATACCTAATATGTTTAACTAACCatttcattttgcatttttatatcTTTGACTTTCATACTGCTCTGAGTCAAGCTCTCTTGAATACAAATTCTggaatattttaacaatacaATCACTGAAAATTGAAACCATATTTCGTTAATTTaaactgtatttattttttcaattaatttctgtattaagatttgttaaaattttaaccattttgTGTCTATGTTTTTGACCTGCTCGAGTGCGTTTATGTCATCTCCTTGAGTAAAGGCACTTGACTCAGGTTCAATGACGAGACCTAATTGTATCCTTTAATCCTTCCGTAGATATTTCCTTTCACCAACTCCTTCCCTTTTGTGGCAATATATATGTCCTCCttattgctattgctgctgTGCCAAGTAATTTGAGGCTCGAGAAGAGATCACTTTCATTTTCACACGCTGGAAGCTGCTCCCGCCTTTACCCGTAGTCTCCTCACCGCCATGCTGTTGATTTGAACATCCCGCCCTCTAGAGTTGTGCTCTGGATCAGAACATAATATTTGATCCCCTGATCTCTGTTGATTTGTTGTGCTGTATATTAAGGTGTTAATAAGCGTTATTGGTGTGTGCCTGGAGTCGTGTATGCCTGTGTatagtgtgtgtttgtgttgtgGGGGGAAATCAAATGCAATCTTCAGTTTCCGTTCAGTTGtcttccgtttccgtttccgttggCCTCAGTTTTTGTCGCTGTCTCTTTTTCTTTAACCAGTTTGTTTCTCTTTCTCGGCGGTGCCTGCTGTCTCTGTCCCTTTTGCGTTTTGTCTGTCTCTGTCTGGAGTCTTCTGGACGCGCTGAATCTGCAAGAAAGCATTATATTTCTCAAAGCATTATTAACCGCTCTATATatatctctctctctgtctctgtctttgtctctatctctatctcccTCTTTGTCTATCTGTCTATCTTTGTCATGTCTCAATAATTATTCTCATTCAATGTGCACCGAAAAACGACCGATAAACCTGAACAAAAATCACAAATTTCTGATAACAAACTAGAGCCCGGCTCGCGATACGCCTCCACAAATGTCCTGGCCGCCGTTCCGCCAGGAACTCCGCGTGCCGTCAGCACCGAGGATATAACCAGGTGAGTTCCTCTATCACTTATCCCTATGATTGAGTATTATCAGTATAGAGCCTTGTCTCCGCAGAGAACCGCGCACCATCACCATCCAGAAGGGACCCCAGGGTCTGGGCTTCAACATCGTTGGCGGCGAGGATGGGCAGGGCATCTATGTGTCCTTCATCCTGGCCGGCGGTCCGGCAGATCTGGGCTCCGAGCTGAAGCGCGGCGACCAGCTGCTCAGCGTGAACAATGTCAACCTCACGCACGCCACCCACGAGGAGGCGGCCCAGGCGCTCAAGGTCAGTACCCAACAAGGAATAAATAcccaaataattaaaaatataggaaGAATGCCGCGCATAAAATAGGAAAACTACTAAACTGGTTTTAAACGATCAATATAGTATCTATAAAGTACgttattaaatacatttttgtattgctTTTGATTGACCTATGAATGAATACATATTTAGcagaacttttaaatattaattaataaaaattgactaaaataaatttaaacaagaatcgaagaagtttattttcttgctaaactcaaaaaaaaggaaagaattgaattgaaatttataggactttttttttagatagtTATACAATGTTAATAGTGCATGTGATTGTTGATTGATCTTTAATTCTTACTTttaatcaattattattattatttcagactTCAGGCGGAGTGGTTACCCTGTTGGCGCAGTATCGCCCGGAGGAGTACAACCGCTTCGAGGCGCGCATCCAGGAGTTGAAGCAACAGGCTGCCCTCGGTGCTGGAGGATCGGGAACCCTGCTAAGGACCACGCAGAAGCGGTCACTGTACGTACGGGCCCTGTTCGACTACGATCCCAATCGGGACGATGGATTGCCCTCGCGAGGATTGCCCTTCAAGCACGGCGATATTCTGCACGTGACCAACGCCTCCGACGACGAATGGTGGCAGGCGCGACGAGTTCTGGGCGACAATGAGGACGAGCAGATCGGCATTGTGCCATCGAAGAGGCGCTGGGAGCGCAAGATGCGAGCTCGGGACCGCAGTGTCAAGTTCCAGGGACATGCGGCAGCCAATAATAATCTGGATAAGGTGAGACGAGCTTAAgaaatataactaaaatgCCACTTTAAATcggcaaattttaaatttgtttgtaatattgaaaatattttaaagcttagCTAAATTGTATAGCTCAGAAAGCCTACAGTTATCCAAATCAATCTCTATTATTTTCTATATGTCTGTTATATTTCGCCATATCGTTATACtatattagttttttatataactgCAAATGTTGGGTTAAATTACTTAATGTTTTTCTGAAATAAAGtaatgtttttctttatattagacttctttgttgtttaaatttatcttaGACAACTCTTCGCCaaaattcatttataattatttatatttttttcttctagCAATCGACATTGGACCGAAAGAAAAAGAATTTCACATTCTCGCGCAAATTTCCGTTTATGAAGAGTCGCGATGAGAAGAATGAAGATGGCAGCGACCAAGAGCGTAAGTAGACCAAGTCCAAGGGAAGCCAGCAGTCCGTCTCTGTCACAGTTTCGATCGTTCGCTTATTTCCCGGAGATGGCCAATAATGGGAGAACATCAAGCGACTCAAGCTCAAGGCGTTTTTGGTTTAGTTATTTAGTACTTAAGGCTCAATAATTTTCACTCTGTCGCTTTTTCTCTACTGAATCTCTGACTGGATGTGCTTGTGTGCTTTTGGGCGGGTGTTCGATTGAATTGAGAGTGTGCCTGTTTCGATTACGATAAGAAGATATAAATATTAAGACATCTTACGCGAAGAGCACCAAATTTGCACAAAACCTCACTCTCGTCGTTCTTGTCCACTTTTTGTTTAGCCAATGGTGATTGTTCTTAGTTAAGCCTTTCATGCCGTCATAAGTTATGTTAAAATACCCTAGTTGTATGTGTATCATAAAAGTCCAAGAacttttttactattttttttttaaattaattgtggGCATGAAaggattaaaatatattttaaatacggCATACACTTGTTAAGAATAGTCATCAGCAGcttaaagtttttcatcttaaatttttcaaattatttgtcCTGCCCtgagttaattttttttcaattcttaaaattaaatttgattaatgtTTCGTTTGATGTTTTTGGATTATTCACCGTtccaacatttttgttttcgttttgttatgcattttatatgatttacatatctgtttttttttccatatgTTTATCCCCACCGAAACCCGTGATGTCCAAACACTCATACTATCCACATTAACCAACTTTTGGATGGACCGAATGAATCCATCGATGAAACGACGAATCAACCACACTGATACATCACACATGCTCACACATTTCCTGTCCCATTCGATGTGCTTGGATGTTGGATGTCGTATTATCTTGTGTGTGCCCCGATCCCGAACTATATGTTTAGCCAATGGAGTTGTGAGCAGCACCAGCGAAATTGACATCAATAATGTCAACAACAACCAAGCGAATGAACCGCAACGTAAGTGCCGACGATATCAGGTGGAAATGTTTCCGTACGAAGCCGAAATCGGCGGTATATATATCAAGATCTATCCGCTTGTAAATGTATCAAGGTGTCAGGGCTTCTCAGATGGTCTAGTCTTGGTTAACAATCACACAATACACCTGTAAACGAACACACGCAAACACATTTTAGACAGTAAGCTATAGCCACACGATCTTACTAACCGTTAGTCCTCGCGGGGAGTACTATATAGCTCATGGCCATCATCGTGTATATAGTCTTGGAttaagctaaacaaaaaagtatatgTATCAGAAGAGCGTTCTTCAGCGGCAGAGTTGCACGTTCTACATCAATGTACATCATATGATACATCATCACCAGCCCCATCGATATGAAACCAACTTGATTTCgttcattttaaaagcttttctcCCCGCTACTCTCTAATAACAGTACATTTATCTTCTTATCGCTCTTCTCTCTTTcgaaaatcaaaactaaaaactttgTGTCCAGCTGCTTTCATTAAATATCTACATCGCTAAGACTTTAAACAGTTTATTGAAAACCTCCAACAACCTTTGACTACTTGCCATTTTGTTCTAACTATTATTACATACAGAAATAGAAGGAACCTTCAGATGGTTTCTTTAACTTGCCCATATCTTGAGTGGTTCTTATGTACATCAAAGTTATATATCAGTTACCAgttgaaaaaccaaaacacaGAAGTTCACTTTTTCCTAATAAATGATCAAAATTTCctaaagcttttttaattgGACACAAAATTCGAGTATTTTACGTTACGTTACATACATTAATGGTAGCTTGGTGAAAAAAGAACCATTCAATATcacatttttaacaaaataataataattaatgttGTGTCTACCCAAATGAATCGATTTCCACTGCCATTCTGTTTTAAACTGACCAAAACATTTCTCTTTCGATTTCTTCTCTTCTGTTTCTCTCTTTTCTCTTCCCTTTCGGTTtctcgtttcgtttcgtttttctAGCCTTTATGCTTTGCTACACACAAGACGATGCCAACGCTGAAGGAGGTATGTACTCTATCAGAAAAATTTACCAACAAATACATAACGATATCAACTTATACATAAATATCTAACTATATATCTGAGTATATTCACTGAACATAAAAAAGActtaacataacatttaacCAAGTGCTAACTTTCGATTTACATACATAGAAATGCATCTGCTGTAAGAACTAACACAGTCTCAGCAGAAACACATGCGACTTACCAGTTACCtgcatatatacatacataacaTGCCTATTTACATACATGCATACATCAAACATCACACGTGATCAattgtaatttgatttttcgTTGGTTCCGTTAGACTTTTCGGTTCTTAgtgctttttattttcatctaTACATCTGTACATCACATGTATCTGCCGATCTCTACTCGTACATCACTCTCTACCGCTATAAATACATGTCTAgattttccaaatatacatatatagccCACTATAATTTCTATGTACCTAACCGCTCCGCAAAACTTTTgcggaaatatttggttcGTCCAAATGTTCCTTTCGAAAGAACTCTATCATATGCATGTAAATGTCCATTAAATGTACACTAAATGTATAAAGggaatgagaaaaaaaaatgtaaaatcggATGTACATCAGATCTTCATAGAATATATGAATAGATTCTACCACCTTAACGTAAGGCTATACAGGAAATCCGTACATCGAATCTCCTTAACATCCAGCTATGATCTTTCAAGGACAAGATCTCTGTactttaggtttttgtgttctccttttaatttaaatgtttggtCCACCTGTTGCTTACATTACATTGAGTACATACGGACACTGCAGACAGAACTAAAATGATATACCATTTCGATCTCAGCTCACTGTTCTTTTTTTATCCGCTTG includes:
- the LOC128261161 gene encoding disks large 1 tumor suppressor protein isoform X7; protein product: MDSDTDSEREKSSDPNEGLLSSDDKSFHDNDDEEEDSSPADDEEEPEEESLLPQKKAQIRADDQPPLVVLVQSSAEAVEVVEQIDDTNRAIAIKVGDMENEPEVEPATDPDPEPQKCPSSLRDSVRESVECFYSAQDLLEYGHMLSSTSMVRTPDVESGYFEKSESDASRDEWEGPSSSSSGAARCRLLSGISGLSVSSSSRHSSEGLRMELSRFRTMIETLERESLEKSQSELQIKAKSKPKPKPKQRSHIQESTGESGSEQGSEKGFERGFWSTVFGQAGLEISQDEEERIADIQKAHRALELLEDYHARLSEPQDRALRIAIERVIRIFKSRLFQALLDIQEFYELTLLDDSKSIQQKTAETLQIATKWEKDGQAVKIADNQRMRIESDTENAKEPSIEQQQQQQRSSRSPQQLQQNPQQPQQQQQQQLQQGSKSRSGSQTLHKASSAKVNGDDSWLYEDIQLERGNSGLGFSIAGGTDNPHIGTDTSIYITKLISGGAAAADGRLSINDIIVSVNEVSVVDVPHASAVDALKKAGNVVKLHVKRKRGTATTPAAGSAAGDARDAAGGPKVIEIDLVKGGKGLGFSIAGGIGNQHIPGDNGIYVTKLMDGGAAQVDGRLSIGDKLIAVRTNGSEKNLENVTHELAVATLKSITDKVTLIIGKTQHLTTSASGGGGGGGGGLTSGQQLSQSQSQLATSQSQSQVHQQQHQTPMVNSQSTGALNSVGQTVVDSPPTSQATAAAAIASASASASVIASNTTISNTTVTTVTATATNSSSKLPPSLSIINSNNINNSNNINNNNSSSTTATVAVAAAAAPTAAAAATPPATFYNNASMPALPVESNQTNNRSQSPQPRQPGSRYASTNVLAAVPPGTPRAVSTEDITREPRTITIQKGPQGLGFNIVGGEDGQGIYVSFILAGGPADLGSELKRGDQLLSVNNVNLTHATHEEAAQALKTSGGVVTLLAQYRPEEYNRFEARIQELKQQAALGAGGSGTLLRTTQKRSLYVRALFDYDPNRDDGLPSRGLPFKHGDILHVTNASDDEWWQARRVLGDNEDEQIGIVPSKRRWERKMRARDRSVKFQGHAAANNNLDKQSTLDRKKKNFTFSRKFPFMKSRDEKNEDGSDQEPNGVVSSTSEIDINNVNNNQANEPQPFMLCYTQDDANAEGGEIIYRVELPDMEQITLIYLENNDADYPSEENVLSYEAVQRLSINYTRPVIILGPLKDRINDDLISEYPDKFGSCVPHTTRPKREYEVDGRDYHFVSSREQMERDIQNHLFIEAGQYNDNLYGTSVASVREVAEKGKHCILDVSGNAIKRLQVAQLYPVAVFIKPKSVDSVMEMNRRMTEEQAKKTYERAIKMEQEFGEYFTGVVQGDTIEEIYSKVKSMIWSQSGPTIWVPSKESL
- the LOC128261161 gene encoding disks large 1 tumor suppressor protein isoform X19, yielding MPVKKQEAHRALELLEDYHARLSEPQDRALRIAIERVIRIFKSRLFQALLDIQEFYELTLLDDSKSIQQKTAETLQIATKWEKDGQAVKIADFIKTSNLNRNCAYEFNNDASSNQTNQSALNQNQIANNVSAQAQAEALSRTFKSELEEILNQRMRIESDTENAKEPSIEQQQQQQRSSRSPQQLQQNPQQPQQQQQQQLQQGSKSRSGSQTVNGDDSWLYEDIQLERGNSGLGFSIAGGTDNPHIGTDTSIYITKLISGGAAAADGRLSINDIIVSVNEVSVVDVPHASAVDALKKAGNVVKLHVKRKRGTATTPAAGSAAGDARDAAGGPKVIEIDLVKGGKGLGFSIAGGIGNQHIPGDNGIYVTKLMDGGAAQVDGRLSIGDKLIAVRTNGSEKNLENVTHELAVATLKSITDKVTLIIGKTQHLTTSASGGGGGGGGGLTSGQQLSQSQSQLATSQSQSQVHQQQHQTPMVNSQSTEPGSRYASTNVLAAVPPGTPRAVSTEDITREPRTITIQKGPQGLGFNIVGGEDGQGIYVSFILAGGPADLGSELKRGDQLLSVNNVNLTHATHEEAAQALKTSGGVVTLLAQYRPEEYNRFEARIQELKQQAALGAGGSGTLLRTTQKRSLYVRALFDYDPNRDDGLPSRGLPFKHGDILHVTNASDDEWWQARRVLGDNEDEQIGIVPSKRRWERKMRARDRSVKFQGHAAANNNLDKQSTLDRKKKNFTFSRKFPFMKSRDEKNEDGSDQEPFMLCYTQDDANAEGASEENVLSYEAVQRLSINYTRPVIILGPLKDRINDDLISEYPDKFGSCVPHTTRPKREYEVDGRDYHFVSSREQMERDIQNHLFIEAGQYNDNLYGTSVASVREVAEKGKHCILDVSGNAIKRLQVAQLYPVAVFIKPKSVDSVMEMNRRMTEEQAKKTYERAIKMEQEFGEYFTGVVQGDTIEEIYSKVKSMIWSQSGPTIWVPSKESL
- the LOC128261161 gene encoding disks large 1 tumor suppressor protein isoform X26 — protein: MPVKKQEAHRALELLEDYHARLSEPQDRALRIAIERVIRIFKSRLFQALLDIQEFYELTLLDDSKSIQQKTAETLQIATKWEKDGQAVKIADNQRMRIESDTENAKEPSIEQQQQQQRSSRSPQQLQQNPQQPQQQQQQQLQQGSKSRSGSQTVNGDDSWLYEDIQLERGNSGLGFSIAGGTDNPHIGTDTSIYITKLISGGAAAADGRLSINDIIVSVNEVSVVDVPHASAVDALKKAGNVVKLHVKRKRGTATTPAAGSAAGDARDAAGGPKVIEIDLVKGGKGLGFSIAGGIGNQHIPGDNGIYVTKLMDGGAAQVDGRLSIGDKLIAVRTNGSEKNLENVTHELAVATLKSITDKVTLIIGKTQHLTTSASGGGGGGGGGLTSGQQLSQSQSQLATSQSQSQVHQQQHQTPMVNSQSTEPGSRYASTNVLAAVPPGTPRAVSTEDITREPRTITIQKGPQGLGFNIVGGEDGQGIYVSFILAGGPADLGSELKRGDQLLSVNNVNLTHATHEEAAQALKTSGGVVTLLAQYRPEEYNRFEARIQELKQQAALGAGGSGTLLRTTQKRSLYVRALFDYDPNRDDGLPSRGLPFKHGDILHVTNASDDEWWQARRVLGDNEDEQIGIVPSKRRWERKMRARDRSVKFQGHAAANNNLDKQSTLDRKKKNFTFSRKFPFMKSRDEKNEDGSDQEPFMLCYTQDDANAEGASEENVLSYEAVQRLSINYTRPVIILGPLKDRINDDLISEYPDKFGSCVPHTTRPKREYEVDGRDYHFVSSREQMERDIQNHLFIEAGQYNDNLYGTSVASVREVAEKGKHCILDVSGNAIKRLQVAQLYPVAVFIKPKSVDSVMEMNRRMTEEQAKKTYERAIKMEQEFGEYFTGVVQGDTIEEIYSKVKSMIWSQSGPTIWVPSKESL
- the LOC128261161 gene encoding disks large 1 tumor suppressor protein isoform X23, which produces MTTRKKKRDGGGSGGGFIKKVSSLFNLDSLHKASSAKVNGDDSWLYEDIQLERGNSGLGFSIAGGTDNPHIGTDTSIYITKLISGGAAAADGRLSINDIIVSVNEVSVVDVPHASAVDALKKAGNVVKLHVKRKRGTATTPAAGSAAGDARDAAGGPKVIEIDLVKGGKGLGFSIAGGIGNQHIPGDNGIYVTKLMDGGAAQVDGRLSIGDKLIAVRTNGSEKNLENVTHELAVATLKSITDKVTLIIGKTQHLTTSASGGGGGGGGGLTSGQQLSQSQSQLATSQSQSQVHQQQHQTPMVNSQSTGALNSVGQTVVDSPPTSQATAAAAIASASASASVIASNTTISNTTVTTVTATATNSSSKLPPSLSIINSNNINNSNNINNNNSSSTTATVAVAAAAAPTAAAAATPPATFYNNASMPALPVESNQTNNRSQSPQPRQPGSRYASTNVLAAVPPGTPRAVSTEDITREPRTITIQKGPQGLGFNIVGGEDGQGIYVSFILAGGPADLGSELKRGDQLLSVNNVNLTHATHEEAAQALKTSGGVVTLLAQYRPEEYNRFEARIQELKQQAALGAGGSGTLLRTTQKRSLYVRALFDYDPNRDDGLPSRGLPFKHGDILHVTNASDDEWWQARRVLGDNEDEQIGIVPSKRRWERKMRARDRSVKFQGHAAANNNLDKQSTLDRKKKNFTFSRKFPFMKSRDEKNEDGSDQEPNGVVSSTSEIDINNVNNNQANEPQPSEENVLSYEAVQRLSINYTRPVIILGPLKDRINDDLISEYPDKFGSCVPHTTRPKREYEVDGRDYHFVSSREQMERDIQNHLFIEAGQYNDNLYGTSVASVREVAEKGKHCILDVSGNAIKRLQVAQLYPVAVFIKPKSVDSVMEMNRRMTEEQAKKTYERAIKMEQEFGEYFTGVVQGDTIEEIYSKVKSMIWSQSGPTIWVPSKESL